One stretch of Halichoerus grypus chromosome 10, mHalGry1.hap1.1, whole genome shotgun sequence DNA includes these proteins:
- the LOC118537066 gene encoding neuroendocrine secretory protein 55 — translation MDRRSRAQQWRRARHNYNDLCPPIGRRAATALLWLSCSIALLRALATSNARAQQRAAAQQRRSFLNAHHRSAAQVFPEPPESDHEHEEGELELSLPECLEYEEEFDYESETETETESEIESETDFETEPETAPATEPETEPEDERGPVVPKHTTFGQSLTERLHALRLRSPDASPSRAQPSTQEPQNPRQGEEPKPEDKDPRDPEESEEPKEEKKQQRRCKPKKPTRRDPSPESPSKRGPIPIRRH, via the coding sequence ATGGATCGTAGGTCCCGGGCTCAGCAGTGGCGCAGAGCTCGCCACAACTACAACGATCTGTGCCCACCCATCGGCCGCCGGGCAGCCACCGCGCTCCTCTGGCTCTCCTGCTCCATCGCGCTCCTCCGCGCCCTTGCCACCTCCAACGCCCGCGCCCAGCAGCGCGCGGCAGCCCAGCAGCGCCGGAGCTTCCTTAACGCCCACCACCGCTCCGCCGCCCAGGTATTCCCCGAGCCCCCCGAATCTGACCACGAGCACGAGGAGGGAGAGCTCGAGCTGTCCCTCCCCGAGTGCCTAGAGTACGAGGAAGAGTTTGACTACGAATCTGAGACCGAGACCGAGACCGAGTCTGAAATCGAATCCGAGACCGACTTCGAGACCGAGCCTGAGACCGCCCCCGCCACTGAGCCCGAGACCGAGCCAGAAGACGAGCGCGGCCCCGTGGTGCCCAAGCACACCACCTTCGGCCAATCTCTCACCGAGCGTCTGCACGCTCTGAGATTGCGGAGCCCCGACGCCTCCCCGAGTCGCGCGCAGCCCAGCACTCAGGAGCCCCAGAACCCCAGACAGGGGGAGGAGCCCAAGCCCGAGGACAAGGATCCAAGGGACCCCGAAGAGTCCGAGGAGCcaaaggaggagaagaagcagCAGCGCCGCTGCAAGCCGAAGAAGCCCACCCGCCGCGACCCCTCCCCGGAGTCTCCTTCCAAAAGGGGACCCATCCCCATCCGGCGTCACTAA